Proteins encoded in a region of the Chryseobacterium piperi genome:
- a CDS encoding tetratricopeptide repeat protein, whose protein sequence is MKDIMIMNVKKIAFGAAVVFFTNFSFAQTLQDGINSVDSDKFAQAKNNFTEMIAKAPTAENYFYLGNTFLRQGEPDFAKATENFNKGLAADSKSYLNKIGLAAVKLGKGDKAAVAEIQKIVADSREKDAEVLFRAAEALTLFEKNNSPDLAIQFLNKAIERAQKKEVPANYYYTLGDAYRLKKIPGDAMTAYDKALPLAKNKASVYTRMGTLWMAAQQWKLAKENIDKAIGVDATYAPAYKALAAYDIKYQQNEKATQDLINYTKYADEDPYTLLEISKLYFTNEDYANSKMVLDKIFDKIDDPIKFKLRAYQLYADGKYTEAKQNMDSFVSQADKSRVQPADQGLQGLIAAGLAKEEKDEAKKTALMTESQQKIAIAKAAKDETMKWDMELVKIAGGGASQASADAGPTNPTIEGLKQKVAANTQDTDSLFKLATAYQDVKNWNEAILTWQKMSTLLPDWAPAYYSQGYSYQQAGNNDAAKIAYEKFISTVKPADMEANKQTLAYAYFAVAYMSKDSDVAKAKDYVAKSVQLDPTYQDAIKLNAEINK, encoded by the coding sequence ATGAAAGATATAATGATTATGAATGTAAAAAAGATTGCTTTTGGAGCAGCAGTGGTATTTTTTACCAACTTTTCGTTTGCGCAGACGCTACAGGACGGTATCAACAGTGTTGATAGTGATAAATTTGCACAAGCTAAAAACAATTTCACTGAAATGATTGCAAAGGCACCTACAGCTGAAAACTATTTCTATTTAGGAAATACTTTTTTGAGACAAGGTGAACCTGATTTTGCAAAAGCAACAGAAAATTTTAATAAAGGTCTTGCTGCAGATAGCAAAAGTTATTTGAATAAGATCGGATTAGCAGCAGTAAAACTTGGAAAAGGAGATAAGGCAGCAGTTGCTGAAATCCAGAAGATTGTAGCTGATTCAAGAGAAAAAGATGCAGAAGTATTGTTTAGAGCTGCTGAAGCTTTAACTTTATTTGAAAAAAATAACTCACCTGATTTGGCTATTCAGTTCTTAAATAAAGCTATTGAAAGAGCTCAGAAGAAAGAAGTTCCTGCCAATTATTATTATACGCTAGGGGATGCTTACAGATTGAAGAAAATTCCTGGTGATGCAATGACGGCTTATGATAAAGCGTTACCTCTTGCAAAAAATAAAGCTTCTGTTTACACAAGAATGGGGACTTTATGGATGGCTGCTCAGCAGTGGAAATTAGCTAAAGAAAACATCGATAAAGCTATTGGAGTAGATGCAACTTATGCACCTGCTTATAAAGCTTTAGCAGCATACGATATCAAATACCAGCAAAACGAAAAAGCAACTCAGGATTTGATCAACTATACTAAGTATGCTGATGAAGATCCATATACATTATTAGAAATTTCTAAACTTTATTTTACGAATGAAGATTATGCTAATTCTAAAATGGTATTGGATAAAATTTTCGACAAAATCGATGACCCAATTAAATTTAAATTAAGAGCATATCAATTATATGCTGACGGAAAATATACAGAAGCTAAACAAAATATGGATAGCTTCGTTTCTCAGGCAGATAAATCAAGAGTACAGCCTGCAGATCAAGGTTTACAAGGTCTGATTGCTGCTGGATTAGCTAAAGAAGAAAAAGACGAAGCTAAGAAAACTGCTTTAATGACTGAGTCTCAACAGAAGATTGCCATTGCTAAAGCTGCAAAAGATGAAACAATGAAGTGGGATATGGAATTGGTTAAGATTGCCGGAGGAGGAGCTTCTCAGGCATCTGCAGATGCAGGACCAACAAACCCTACTATTGAAGGATTAAAACAAAAAGTAGCAGCTAATACTCAGGATACTGATTCATTATTCAAGTTGGCAACAGCTTACCAGGATGTTAAAAACTGGAATGAAGCAATCCTTACATGGCAGAAAATGAGTACTCTTCTTCCTGACTGGGCACCTGCTTACTACAGTCAAGGGTATTCTTATCAGCAAGCTGGAAACAATGATGCAGCAAAAATTGCTTATGAAAAGTTCATCAGTACTGTTAAGCCTGCAGATATGGAGGCTAACAAACAGACTTTAGCTTATGCTTACTTTGCTGTAGCATATATGAGCAAGGACTCTGATGTAGCTAAAGCTAAAGATTATGTTGCTAAGTCTGTGCAGTTAGATCCTACTTATCAGGATGCTATAAAACTTAATGCAGAAATCAATAAGTAA
- the bshB1 gene encoding bacillithiol biosynthesis deacetylase BshB1 produces MKTDILAFGAHPDDVELGCGGTIAKLVSEGKTCVIVDLTKGEMGTRGTDETRKMEAADSAKILGVSARENLGMKDGFLVNSEEYQMKIVKMIRKYRPEIVLANAIDDRHPDHAKGAKLVSDACFLAGLRKVKTVLEGENQEVWRPKHIFHYIQWKHIQPEFVIDISEHLDKKIEACMAFKTQFYDPNSKEPVTPIATKDFFESLTYRAQDLGRLSGVAYAEGFTTEKLIALKNFEGIVL; encoded by the coding sequence ATGAAAACAGATATACTTGCTTTTGGGGCGCACCCTGATGATGTAGAACTAGGATGTGGAGGCACAATAGCCAAATTAGTATCAGAGGGTAAAACATGTGTTATTGTTGATCTTACCAAAGGTGAGATGGGAACAAGGGGTACAGATGAAACCAGAAAAATGGAAGCCGCAGATTCTGCAAAGATTTTAGGTGTTTCTGCCAGAGAAAATTTAGGAATGAAAGATGGGTTTCTTGTTAACTCAGAAGAGTACCAGATGAAGATTGTAAAAATGATCCGCAAATACAGGCCAGAAATCGTTTTAGCCAATGCTATTGATGATAGACATCCGGATCATGCAAAAGGAGCAAAATTAGTTTCTGATGCGTGCTTTTTAGCAGGCTTACGAAAGGTTAAAACAGTACTGGAAGGAGAAAACCAGGAAGTATGGAGACCTAAACATATTTTTCACTACATCCAGTGGAAACATATCCAGCCGGAATTCGTTATTGATATCTCTGAACATCTTGATAAAAAGATTGAAGCATGTATGGCATTCAAAACTCAATTTTACGATCCAAATTCTAAGGAACCAGTGACTCCGATTGCTACAAAAGACTTCTTTGAAAGCCTAACCTATAGAGCTCAGGATTTAGGGCGTTTATCGGGAGTTGCTTACGCTGAGGGCTTTACAACAGAGAAGTTAATTGCTTTGAAAAATTTTGAAGGAATTGTTTTGTAA
- a CDS encoding DUF3276 family protein — translation MSEYKERHENEIFTKVLKAGRRTYFFDVRETKAGDYYLTITESKKNFGENGEATFEKHKIYLYKEDFKSFQEMFNESTDFIINEKGEDVISEKHDKDFKSRSYTIDSDDEV, via the coding sequence ATGAGTGAATACAAGGAACGCCATGAAAATGAAATTTTCACGAAGGTGTTAAAAGCAGGAAGAAGAACATATTTCTTTGATGTGCGTGAGACGAAAGCAGGGGATTATTATCTTACGATTACCGAAAGTAAAAAGAACTTCGGGGAAAATGGAGAAGCTACATTTGAGAAGCACAAAATTTATCTTTACAAAGAAGATTTTAAAAGTTTCCAGGAAATGTTCAATGAGTCAACAGATTTCATCATTAATGAAAAAGGTGAGGATGTAATATCAGAAAAACATGACAAAGACTTCAAAAGCAGATCTTATACGATAGATTCGGACGACGAAGTATAA
- a CDS encoding ABC transporter ATP-binding protein, translated as MKALKTLNPYFWKHKILLFWGLLFIIASNFFNIYKVQFVGKSVDELTKSGNLGFNRQVLIYVAIIVGCSLLTGFFTFMMRQTIIVSSRRIEYELKNKIYRHYQDLSLSDYKQTTIGDLMNRLSEDVVAVRMYLGPGVMYVVNLVILLLITSIYMIKTDASMTLWTLLPLPILSYIIFKVSSIINKKSKIMQKSQSAISTFVQDSFSGIRVVKFFAKEKYIEKNYGVKVTDYQNKALDLAKTEAYFFTIILFVIGLLNVAVIFIGGQKYIAGELSVGKIADFFMYINILIWPFSMVGWVTSVNQRAEASMQRINEFLDKKSEIINKNSDQYSIKGDIEFRNVSYVYPNTGIKALDNLSFTINAGQSLAIMGKTGSGKSTIALLLCRLIDPTEGEILIDGKNLKDHNLNVYRNFIGYIPQESYLFSDSIENNIGFAIDNPSHERVVEYAKIADVHKNIIDFKEQYKTTVGERGVMLSGGQKQRICIARALIKDPNIIIFDDSLSALDTETEQNILENIETKIHNATSIIITHRESSAQKADKIINLTEITNSVTA; from the coding sequence ATGAAAGCTCTAAAAACCTTAAACCCTTACTTTTGGAAACACAAAATACTTTTGTTTTGGGGGTTATTATTTATCATTGCCAGTAATTTTTTCAATATTTATAAAGTTCAGTTTGTAGGAAAATCGGTGGATGAGCTTACCAAAAGCGGAAATCTGGGATTCAACAGACAAGTATTGATCTATGTTGCCATCATCGTTGGTTGTTCATTATTAACAGGATTCTTCACTTTTATGATGAGACAGACCATTATTGTTTCCTCACGAAGAATCGAATATGAGCTGAAAAATAAAATATACAGACATTATCAGGACTTATCTTTATCAGATTACAAACAAACCACTATTGGAGATCTAATGAACAGATTAAGCGAAGATGTCGTTGCGGTGAGAATGTATCTGGGACCAGGCGTTATGTATGTCGTTAATCTTGTGATTTTATTATTGATCACAAGTATCTATATGATAAAGACTGATGCATCAATGACTCTATGGACTTTGCTTCCACTGCCTATTTTATCTTATATTATTTTTAAAGTAAGCTCTATTATCAATAAGAAATCGAAGATCATGCAGAAAAGCCAATCTGCAATTTCTACTTTTGTTCAAGACAGCTTTTCAGGCATCAGGGTTGTAAAATTCTTTGCTAAAGAAAAATACATCGAAAAAAATTATGGAGTAAAAGTAACCGATTATCAGAATAAGGCGCTAGATTTAGCTAAAACAGAAGCTTATTTCTTCACCATTATCCTGTTCGTTATTGGGTTATTAAACGTAGCCGTTATTTTCATTGGTGGACAAAAATATATTGCAGGGGAATTGAGTGTAGGAAAGATTGCAGATTTCTTTATGTATATCAATATCCTAATCTGGCCATTTTCAATGGTTGGTTGGGTAACTTCAGTGAATCAAAGGGCTGAGGCTTCTATGCAGAGAATTAATGAATTTTTAGACAAGAAATCTGAAATTATCAATAAAAATTCCGATCAATATTCAATCAAAGGAGATATAGAATTCCGAAACGTTTCTTATGTGTATCCCAATACAGGGATTAAAGCATTGGATAATTTGAGCTTCACCATTAATGCCGGACAATCCTTAGCAATTATGGGCAAGACAGGAAGTGGAAAATCAACAATTGCGCTCTTACTTTGCCGACTGATTGATCCTACTGAAGGTGAAATCCTTATTGACGGAAAAAACCTTAAGGATCATAATCTTAATGTTTACAGAAATTTCATTGGCTATATTCCACAAGAAAGTTATTTATTTTCAGATTCTATCGAGAATAATATCGGTTTTGCCATTGACAATCCTTCTCACGAGAGAGTGGTTGAGTATGCAAAAATTGCTGATGTACATAAAAACATCATAGACTTTAAGGAACAATACAAAACGACCGTTGGTGAACGTGGAGTGATGCTTTCGGGAGGACAAAAACAAAGAATTTGTATTGCAAGAGCCTTAATTAAGGACCCAAATATCATCATTTTCGATGATTCACTATCAGCTTTAGATACCGAAACGGAACAGAATATCCTTGAAAATATTGAGACTAAAATCCACAATGCAACTTCCATAATCATCACACACAGAGAGTCTAGCGCACAAAAAGCAGATAAGATCATCAATCTTACTGAAATTACCAATTCTGTAACTGCTTAG
- a CDS encoding transcription antitermination protein NusB yields the protein MLGRRQIREKVVENVYSYYQNPIKFDVLEKNMFSGIEKIYHLYIYQLNFLVGLKDLAENQMEIGKKKYLKTDSDINPNQKFINNQVLIKLEENPERLFFTGQHKELKWDLHDDLLVKTFQRITAGKRYQDFMKVEEYSFEEDQKFIGKLFLRYIAENEDFHDYLSDKELTWSDDIHISNSMVQKTIGFLREDEESRTLIKMVKDEDDKAFASKLLRDTLNNWENNEKKLSERLENWDLERVSLMDKVILSTAISEIDHFPLTPSRVIINEYIEIAKVFATDRSNIFINGILDKYCKDQNRI from the coding sequence ATGTTAGGAAGAAGACAAATCCGTGAAAAAGTGGTGGAGAACGTATATTCGTACTACCAAAATCCTATTAAATTTGATGTTTTAGAAAAAAACATGTTTTCAGGTATAGAGAAAATCTATCATCTCTATATCTATCAGCTTAATTTTTTGGTGGGTCTTAAAGACCTTGCAGAAAATCAAATGGAGATTGGGAAGAAAAAATATCTGAAAACTGATTCTGATATTAATCCAAACCAGAAATTTATTAATAATCAGGTTCTGATTAAGCTGGAAGAAAATCCTGAAAGACTTTTTTTCACAGGACAGCATAAAGAATTGAAATGGGATTTACATGACGATCTTTTGGTGAAAACTTTCCAGAGAATTACAGCCGGAAAGCGTTACCAGGATTTTATGAAAGTAGAAGAATATTCTTTTGAGGAAGATCAGAAATTTATTGGTAAATTATTCTTACGATATATCGCAGAAAATGAAGATTTTCATGATTATCTAAGCGATAAGGAACTTACATGGTCTGACGATATCCACATTTCTAATTCGATGGTTCAAAAAACAATCGGTTTCCTAAGAGAAGATGAAGAAAGCAGAACATTGATAAAAATGGTGAAAGATGAAGATGATAAAGCTTTTGCTTCTAAGCTTTTAAGAGATACTCTGAACAATTGGGAAAATAACGAAAAGAAATTGAGCGAAAGACTGGAAAACTGGGATTTAGAAAGAGTTTCTTTAATGGATAAAGTTATTTTGTCTACAGCGATCTCTGAAATTGATCACTTTCCTTTAACACCTTCAAGAGTCATTATCAACGAATATATTGAGATTGCTAAAGTATTTGCTACGGATAGATCCAATATCTTCATTAATGGAATTTTAGATAAATATTGTAAAGATCAAAATAGAATTTAA
- a CDS encoding DUF1573 domain-containing protein, whose amino-acid sequence MKKTLSIIALSIIGFGLVSCKKENKETQSADSVITDSTAVPTDSAVAPQVTTAAAAPAPSNQPLTTIALAESNFDFGKIKKGDKVEHVYEVTNTGKNPLIISEVKPGCGCTAPDFTKEPILPGKKGKITLHFDSSNFDGNVQKYADVYANVEKAPIKLTFIANIQP is encoded by the coding sequence ATGAAAAAGACGTTATCAATTATCGCTTTGTCTATTATAGGCTTTGGTTTAGTATCTTGTAAAAAAGAAAACAAGGAAACTCAGAGTGCTGATTCTGTAATTACAGATTCTACAGCAGTTCCTACTGATTCAGCAGTTGCTCCGCAAGTAACAACTGCAGCAGCGGCTCCGGCTCCATCTAACCAGCCATTAACTACAATAGCTTTGGCAGAAAGTAATTTTGATTTTGGAAAAATCAAAAAAGGAGATAAGGTAGAACATGTATACGAAGTTACCAATACAGGAAAAAATCCATTAATAATCTCTGAAGTTAAGCCTGGATGCGGATGTACAGCTCCTGATTTTACTAAAGAACCAATTTTACCAGGTAAAAAAGGAAAAATCACATTGCATTTTGACTCTTCAAATTTCGACGGAAACGTTCAGAAATATGCAGATGTATATGCTAACGTAGAAAAAGCTCCAATTAAATTAACATTCATTGCGAATATTCAACCGTAA
- the yajC gene encoding preprotein translocase subunit YajC, with the protein MNTLTIFLQAQQGGGSSMMLIMMGVMFVGFYFLMIRPQMRKQKQEKSFQENLKVGSRVVLTSGLHGRIAQIQDDGFVIETLSGKLKFEKAAVSREFTDARFGEKATKAAEKTAEKKEIETEKK; encoded by the coding sequence ATGAACACACTAACAATATTTTTACAGGCTCAACAAGGAGGAGGATCTTCTATGATGCTCATCATGATGGGGGTCATGTTTGTAGGTTTTTATTTTTTAATGATAAGACCACAAATGAGAAAGCAAAAGCAGGAGAAAAGCTTTCAGGAAAACTTAAAGGTAGGAAGCAGAGTAGTGCTTACTTCAGGTCTTCACGGAAGAATCGCTCAGATTCAGGATGATGGTTTTGTGATTGAAACGCTTTCTGGAAAATTAAAATTCGAAAAAGCAGCGGTATCAAGAGAATTTACTGATGCCCGTTTTGGAGAAAAAGCAACAAAAGCAGCTGAAAAAACTGCTGAGAAAAAAGAAATTGAAACTGAAAAGAAGTAA
- a CDS encoding SDR family NAD(P)-dependent oxidoreductase — protein MNQNTNKTVLILGANSDVAKQCILLYLKKGFSVIAASRNTAELDDLARINNLDESKMKVLYFDAVDFDSHQKFYDELPVKPHIVVYAAGFLVDNEKALRDFKGAQQMMQVNYMGAVSVLNIIAMDETNTGLERIVGLSSLSGVRGRKSNFVYGSTKAAFTQYLAGLRQELASRKVIVNALVIGYIRTKINAGLELNESLIMEPDYVAKFIVNAGGSFIVVPGFKWKIIYHILKILPESLVAKLP, from the coding sequence ATGAATCAAAATACCAACAAAACTGTTCTTATTTTAGGTGCTAATTCCGATGTGGCTAAACAATGTATCCTGCTCTATCTTAAAAAGGGATTTTCTGTTATTGCGGCATCACGAAATACAGCTGAGCTAGATGATTTAGCAAGAATTAATAACTTGGATGAATCGAAGATGAAGGTTTTGTATTTTGATGCCGTAGATTTTGATTCTCATCAAAAGTTTTATGATGAGCTTCCGGTAAAACCTCATATTGTCGTATATGCAGCTGGTTTTCTGGTGGATAATGAAAAGGCTTTAAGGGATTTTAAAGGAGCTCAGCAAATGATGCAGGTTAATTATATGGGAGCCGTTTCTGTTCTTAATATTATTGCCATGGATGAGACTAATACAGGGCTCGAAAGAATTGTAGGACTTTCTTCGCTTTCCGGAGTAAGAGGAAGGAAAAGTAATTTTGTTTATGGAAGTACAAAAGCAGCATTTACACAGTACCTGGCAGGATTGAGACAGGAGTTGGCTTCAAGAAAAGTAATTGTTAACGCTTTAGTCATCGGTTATATTCGTACTAAAATTAATGCGGGATTAGAATTGAATGAATCTTTAATCATGGAGCCGGATTATGTTGCGAAATTTATTGTTAATGCAGGAGGTTCTTTTATTGTTGTACCCGGTTTCAAGTGGAAAATAATTTATCATATTTTGAAAATTTTACCTGAGAGCCTGGTGGCGAAATTACCTTGA
- a CDS encoding mechanosensitive ion channel family protein — MDDLKLNNIQQHWDSLITSAIAWAPKIITAVISAFLIYIIGSWMIRMIKRLVEKAFKKRNMDASLQLFLLNIINWGLNILLFIVVVTQLGVQTSAFVAMIGAAGLAVGLALQGSLTNFAGGILILLLKPFRIGDFISASSGVSGTVNAIDIFHTRLITPQNQLIVIPNGEISNKSITNYTQLGTRRTWFDIGVSYNADLKQAKDILMEVITNNQYALKDPAPQVVVTELGDSAVNLSVRVTTTNENYWAMNEELIIACKKALDNAGIEIPFPQRDVHVYNK; from the coding sequence ATGGACGATTTAAAATTGAACAATATTCAACAACATTGGGATAGCCTGATAACTTCAGCTATTGCATGGGCACCCAAAATCATTACAGCTGTGATTTCAGCATTTTTGATATACATCATCGGATCGTGGATGATAAGGATGATCAAAAGACTGGTTGAAAAAGCTTTTAAAAAGCGCAATATGGATGCTTCTTTACAGCTTTTTCTTTTAAATATTATTAACTGGGGGCTTAATATCCTGCTCTTTATTGTTGTCGTTACCCAATTAGGCGTACAGACATCTGCTTTTGTAGCGATGATTGGTGCCGCCGGTTTAGCAGTAGGTTTAGCTTTACAAGGTTCTCTAACTAATTTTGCAGGGGGAATACTTATTTTATTATTAAAACCATTTAGGATTGGAGATTTTATTTCCGCCAGTTCAGGGGTTTCAGGGACTGTAAATGCAATAGATATATTTCATACAAGACTAATCACTCCGCAAAATCAACTGATTGTAATACCTAATGGAGAAATTTCAAATAAAAGTATTACTAACTACACCCAGTTAGGGACCCGAAGAACATGGTTTGATATAGGGGTTTCTTATAATGCTGATTTGAAGCAGGCCAAAGATATATTAATGGAAGTAATTACGAATAATCAATATGCTCTTAAAGACCCGGCACCACAAGTGGTTGTGACTGAACTTGGAGATAGTGCAGTGAATTTATCGGTAAGGGTGACAACGACCAACGAAAATTACTGGGCAATGAATGAGGAATTGATTATAGCTTGTAAGAAAGCTCTTGATAATGCTGGAATTGAAATTCCTTTCCCGCAAAGAGATGTACATGTTTATAATAAATAA
- the ligD gene encoding DNA ligase D has protein sequence MLAKSFEKAFDDKEWVFEIKWDGYRAVADLRNEEPLFYSRNGISFLSKFEKVARDFSRQKYKMVIDGEIVAYNNEGRPDFQLLQQIGDHPDLALVYQVFDLLWLNGHSTEDLPLIQRKELLKEALVETDTIKYCDHIPEKGIAFFNQMKKMKLEGMIAKKSNSLYLENYRNSDWLKIKFTNTDEAIICGFTEPRGSRKGFGALILGKYIGDQLIYSGHTGTGFNAESLSKLHEELKKLVIKQSPFEDIPKTNMPVTWVKPELVCEIKYSEITKDGIFRHPVFIAIREDKEPEDIKGTTDKTKPSKEKLKEMKAKTSSKKTDTTSEKEKEITLNRHSVKLTNQDKIYFPKDGITKGDVVEYYQSIADYILPYLKNRPLSLNRFPNGIEEQGFYQKDASDHIPEWVKTTKVYSESNDKYIDYIYCNDKATLAYLNNLGCIDLNPWNSSLPDLEHPDYLVLDLDPSKKNTFDDVIETALQVNEVLNSIKIKGYCKTSGSTGIHIYIPMGGKYDFEQVKDFAHILMKQVYDKLPKITTLERSLQKRDDKKIYLDYLQNRTGQTLASAYSLRPKEGASVSMPLEWDELKPGLKPTDFNIHNALDRIKEKGDLFKPVLGKGIDMVKALDLLQNL, from the coding sequence ATGCTTGCCAAATCCTTTGAAAAAGCATTTGATGATAAAGAATGGGTTTTTGAAATAAAATGGGACGGATACAGAGCGGTTGCAGATCTCAGAAATGAAGAACCTCTTTTCTATTCAAGAAACGGAATTTCCTTTCTATCAAAATTTGAAAAAGTAGCACGGGATTTCAGCCGGCAAAAATATAAAATGGTTATAGACGGTGAGATTGTTGCTTATAACAATGAAGGAAGACCTGACTTTCAACTACTACAACAAATCGGAGATCATCCCGATTTAGCTTTGGTTTATCAGGTATTTGACCTGCTTTGGCTTAATGGCCATTCTACCGAAGATCTTCCGCTTATCCAACGAAAGGAATTATTAAAAGAAGCATTGGTAGAAACTGATACCATCAAATATTGTGACCATATTCCTGAAAAAGGCATTGCATTTTTCAACCAGATGAAGAAAATGAAACTGGAGGGCATGATTGCTAAAAAATCAAACAGCCTCTATCTCGAAAATTACAGAAATAGTGATTGGCTTAAAATAAAATTTACCAATACCGATGAAGCTATTATCTGTGGGTTTACAGAACCCAGAGGGTCGAGAAAAGGCTTTGGAGCTTTGATTTTGGGGAAATATATAGGAGATCAGTTAATTTACTCAGGCCATACAGGAACAGGCTTTAATGCAGAGTCTCTTAGCAAGCTGCATGAAGAGTTGAAAAAACTTGTCATAAAACAATCCCCTTTTGAAGATATTCCTAAAACCAATATGCCGGTCACCTGGGTAAAACCGGAATTGGTATGTGAAATAAAATATTCTGAAATTACAAAAGACGGTATCTTCCGCCATCCGGTTTTTATAGCAATTCGTGAGGATAAAGAACCGGAAGATATTAAAGGGACAACAGACAAAACGAAACCCTCCAAAGAAAAACTTAAAGAAATGAAAGCTAAAACCTCTTCCAAAAAAACCGACACAACATCTGAAAAAGAAAAGGAAATCACATTAAACCGGCATTCCGTAAAACTCACCAATCAGGATAAAATATATTTTCCAAAAGACGGCATTACCAAAGGTGACGTTGTGGAATATTATCAATCTATTGCAGATTATATTCTCCCTTATTTGAAGAATCGTCCATTATCTTTAAACCGTTTCCCCAATGGGATTGAAGAACAGGGTTTTTATCAGAAAGATGCGAGTGATCATATTCCTGAATGGGTTAAAACAACAAAGGTCTACTCAGAATCTAATGATAAGTATATCGATTATATTTATTGTAATGATAAAGCAACGTTGGCTTACCTCAATAATCTAGGATGCATTGACCTCAATCCCTGGAATAGTTCACTCCCGGATCTGGAACATCCTGACTACCTTGTCTTAGACCTTGATCCTTCAAAGAAAAATACATTTGATGATGTTATTGAAACTGCCCTTCAGGTTAACGAAGTTTTAAATTCAATTAAAATTAAAGGATATTGTAAAACATCAGGAAGTACTGGAATTCATATCTATATTCCTATGGGTGGAAAATATGATTTTGAACAGGTGAAAGATTTCGCTCATATATTGATGAAACAAGTTTATGACAAGCTTCCCAAGATAACCACATTAGAAAGAAGTTTACAAAAAAGGGACGATAAGAAAATTTATCTCGATTACCTGCAAAACCGAACAGGACAAACATTAGCAAGTGCTTATAGCTTAAGACCTAAAGAAGGAGCTTCTGTTTCGATGCCTTTGGAATGGGATGAACTGAAACCAGGTTTAAAACCTACTGATTTTAACATTCATAATGCTCTGGACAGAATTAAAGAAAAAGGAGATTTGTTTAAACCAGTTTTAGGAAAGGGAATTGATATGGTAAAAGCGTTAGATCTATTGCAAAACCTTTAG
- a CDS encoding DNA polymerase ligase N-terminal domain-containing protein — translation MALKDYQEKRKFNETSEPKGKAKKSKDKLIFVIQRHAASRLHYDFRLEMDGVLKSWAVPKGPSLDPHDKRLAMMVEDHPYDYKDFEGNIPEGNYGAGQVEVWDNGTYEPLEENAKLSDEKELLKELKSGSLKFILHGKKLKGEFALVKMKNAENNAWLLIKHKDEFAESPYDAEDNTSPKSLVTQFLEEKKSLKNDKKK, via the coding sequence ATGGCTTTAAAAGATTATCAGGAAAAGCGCAAGTTCAATGAAACAAGCGAACCTAAAGGCAAGGCAAAAAAAAGTAAAGACAAGCTTATCTTTGTCATTCAAAGACATGCTGCCTCTCGTCTCCACTATGACTTTCGTCTGGAAATGGATGGCGTTTTAAAAAGCTGGGCAGTTCCTAAAGGTCCATCCCTGGATCCCCATGATAAAAGACTCGCCATGATGGTTGAAGACCACCCTTATGATTATAAAGATTTTGAAGGAAATATCCCTGAAGGGAATTACGGAGCTGGACAGGTAGAAGTATGGGATAACGGAACTTATGAACCATTGGAAGAAAATGCTAAACTTTCTGATGAAAAGGAATTGTTGAAAGAGCTGAAATCAGGTTCATTAAAATTCATTTTGCATGGTAAAAAACTAAAAGGAGAATTTGCTTTAGTAAAAATGAAAAATGCTGAGAATAATGCATGGTTACTCATAAAACATAAAGATGAGTTTGCAGAAAGTCCTTATGATGCTGAAGATAATACCTCGCCCAAATCATTGGTGACTCAGTTTCTGGAGGAAAAAAAAAGCCTAAAAAACGACAAAAAGAAGTAA